From the Arvicola amphibius chromosome 2, mArvAmp1.2, whole genome shotgun sequence genome, one window contains:
- the Tdrd15 gene encoding tudor domain-containing protein 15 isoform X1 — MNSTSLLPTFLDVDLTVLHIECLPKDILVKFQGKSNSECQFDYHILQREIQYIPKVKNDVRVDEFCLVEEKVTGEWQRGRVVGKTNELYTVLLIDRGEELRVDGTRVASACDKLFELPPRVVFGIFANILPVGEKWSPKALNYFKSLVGLQLKVNMQTVLPLQMILLEAPKVISEVLELRLGRFIDRDTFCLIVEILKELPKPMPDLQHQKRPESPVSSNSASLNVQYLLDNFQPSLPVGSFDSVKVSSALSPGKFYCQLLKWIPELEDLTECMNLHYNAIEQENNPTCDNFGLLCVAKGTNGQWQRGILQQLLPNNQVKIWFMDYGSSESIPSMRVKKLKQDFIFAPLFSFPCSLTYLHCPDPEVRKGQLTTFRQALLGQIVYARIDWFSEDERLYYVTLQSQESAINTECLLRTLGTQIFCPEFESNISNALSEADTSDTGSFAMDGFIGNVEQSVGGLNEKEDFKAGFPIKMVRMEIESNHIAFVVSVLNPSNFWVRISKHQKKFEDLMKALNKFYDVSENDELTLRNPEPGLFCCARYSKDRCFYRAIIIGMNDYWINVYLLDYGSTDSIPFFDAKILLPEFCSLPPLAMHCSLAQVSPVTEIWLQAATDYFKKIVLNKEILLQVRAKKGDKYMVTIQNIEAPENTDVVSLMLQAGYAESAGVASEDFPRSVRDCSVLKLKSKDTLHDKNVVASAPLKRPKPEKCHSDKLKENLSSLHRFLDINSSFNLCSEPISSQPYKAYVFKPGKILKVNCSYCHGPGDFSCQLLCKLGDLKLLMEQIQDYYSIHPEPYQTGKIACVAKHSRDGKWYRAAILTQASEQEVELIFVDYGNQERVFIKDLCAINPHFLALEAQAFRCCLNYLVDPTTCNLLDWTAEASRDFGNFIASCGGLFTCIVYALVLIHPRCLCNLVDLQSSLTSANEYFLRCSSTHCSVLSRPLPLSVSLYSYYYSSFDIKIGSEEDVYISHVYSPKKFYCQLCRNSKDLEMLETRITEMISLKMCSTYDWNRMCISKYIEDGLSYRALVKTTESSSGPCVYFVDYGNEQFVEENMLCAISDQFPELLFTPMQAIQCFLSDLRDIDIPREINRWFEDSFLGKPLKAVILSRESDGQLGIDLYDGYQHINQTIKLLLNVYGENHSKQAWSVEKNQRLNQAFTVPLKESTESNCCHNAINKTSLAKHSANKTDQWMHPQRVYARSLKPSICYEVEPIPKSKVKRPCKYRLKNKNGKFTLGSAYIPEESGMGPKSQKTVSKLFTKDLNQVASQRPYILLRPPVTKILQPHIDLNTQVKESAPTSCHPANFHIPLAGNENEVIGFTSVLNQRTNGQKKQTSLSPLVRGHIEYSSDHTVSRDITKGVLLPGSFEVEVLDHGNTAIVNGSKVYSISRELLIIPRLGTYSFLRRIRWNEPTEMCKGKIADYFSLGVINRIIACEFLKTHDEKWEVNITCGDKCVIKKLLRWSLCSELQELAWQTPQAISYKVSILENSHSKAGRVNLYDGSVICTPLSQQLVEIPSELVRYGQLEKAKMIYASRTGGFHVKLLKNQKTSELARLIPKEDNSFFLSMDNIKRGLEFLSISKRDLKWYQPKTEGQWVHEKVFGFLINHGQHEVVPVNNTKVLSREIRSIPRQDVSHEWIWFTHSKKMILEFIVCLFAHLEMSITAPKSLDDAWGVEMLVDGMLLCGHLNVSTSLVEENKLPFSGTVFSLESQALLSPWVIRPFLSAPLQNGRRYHGIATAVNDPSDFCVQLEFFFNTMQYLFILLSDLPEPLQALPLEHMSPGSSCLIKSELEGQWSRTEISQVLDQSLHLVLIDYGLSVHIPYTEATNLKSVPEKIMSLPRLSSPCSLHDVLPATRKLWNNEARQLFQDFLCKSGLGFQFRAYGPAAVLEVDVIHKNDSGADVLVASGLAMHPKDLAGPNGMTATGSKLQSHSICPLLDKHWNKKENINYSTRKQKMQKKKALKRRNVSRHLLKKSHVSEKLHSGNLKRKRKIIIGKLNFPSVVLFEIRIAALSGGPPDCMENNMGCFGSGFENLPAAGVREKSFTVDSDAASANEEITVEHLKSACSSGSGGWFATFQALCSELRVFSHWILTGTLW, encoded by the exons atgaattctACATCTTTATTACCAACATTTTTAGATGTGGATCTGACAGTTTTACATATCGAGTGTCTTCCCAAGGATATTCTTGTGAAATTTCAAGGCAAAAGCAATAGTGAGTGTCAGTTTGACTATCACATATTGCAGAGGGAAATACAGTATATCCCCAAAGTGAAGAATGATGTGAGAGTCGATGAGTTCTGTCTGGTGGAGGAAAAGGTGACTGGAGAATGGCAGAGAGGCAGAGTGGTGGGGAAGACGAACGAACTCTACACAGTGCTACTCATTGATCGGGGAGAAGAGCTGAGAGTTGATGGGACTCGGGTAGCCTCTGCTTGCGACAAGTTATTTGAGCTCCCTCCCAGAGTCGTATTTGGCATTTTTGCCAACATACTCCCAGTTGGAGAGAAATGGTCTCCCAAGGCTTTGAATTATTTCAAGTCACTAGTAGGACTACAGCTGAAAGTCAATATGCAAACAGTTTTGCCTCTTCAAATGATTCTTCTTGAGGCGCCCAAAGTTATATCTGAAGTTCTTGAATTGCGATTAGGAAGATTCATTGATAGGGATACATTTTGTCTTATTGTGGAGATACTAAAGGAACTCCCCAAGCCAATGCCAGACCTCCAACACCAAAAAAGACCTGAGTCACCAGTAAGTAGTAACAGTGCTTCACTTAATGTTCAGTATCTCCTAGATAATTTCCAGCCATCTTTACCGGTGGGAAGTTTTGACAGCGTCAAAGTGTCATCAGCACTGAGTCCTGGGAAATTTTATTGCCAGTTACTTAAGTGGATTCCAGAGCTAGAAGACTTGACAGAGTGTATGAATTTGCATTACAACGCaatagaacaagaaaacaacCCCACTTGCGATAATTTTGGACTCCTGTGTGTTGCTAAAGGGACAAATGGACAGTGGCAAAGAGGAATTCTTCAGCAGCTTTTGCCCAACAATCAAGTGAAAATTTGGTTCATGGATTACGGCAGCAGTGAGTCTATACCCTCCATGCGCGTGAAGAAACTGAAACAGGATTTTATTTTTGCACCgttgttttcatttccatgttCTCTGACATATTTACATTGTCCAGAcccagaagtaagaaaaggacaACTGACTACATTTAGGCAAGCCCTGCTAGGGCAAATAGTATATGCCCGCATTGACTGGTTCAGTGAGGATGAACGTTTGTATTATGTGACTTTACAGTCTCAAGAATCTGCAATTAATACTGAGTGTCTGCTGAGGACTCTGGGCACACAAATATTTTGCCCTGAATTTGAGTCAAACATTTCCAATGCCttgagtgaggcagacacttctgATACAGGCAGCTTTGCAATGGATGGTTTCATTGGGAATGTTGAACAGTCAGTGGGTGGGCTAAATGAAAAAGAGGACTTCAAAGCAGGTTTTCCTATTAAAATGGTAAGAATGGAGATAGAATCCAACCACATAGCATTTGTAGTGAGTGTACTGAACCCATCAAATTTCTGGGTACGCATTAGTAAGCATCAGAAGAAATTTGAAGACTTAATGaaagctttaaataaattttatgatgTATCTGAAAATGATGAACTAACCCTGAGAAACCCTGAGCCTGGACTGTTCTGTTGTGCCAGATATAGCAAGGACAGATGTTTCTACCGCGCCATCATCATTGGGATGAATGATTATTGGATTAATGTTTACCTCTTGGATTATGGAAGTACTGACTCCATACCATTTTTTGATGCAAAAATTTTGCTTCCAGAATTTTGTAGTTTGCCTCCCTTAGCCATGCACTGTTCACTTGCACAGGTATCTCCTGTCACAGAAATATGGCTACAGGCAGCAACAGATTATTTCAAAAAAATTGTTCTGAACAAAGAAATTTTGCTTCAAGTTCGAGCAAAAAAAGGTGACAAGTATATGGTGACTATTCAGAATATTGAAGCCCCTGAAAATACGGATGTTGTCTCCCTGATGCTCCAAGCTGGATATGCAGAATCTGCAGGGGTAGCATCAGAAGATTTCCCCAGATCTGTCAGAGACTGTTcagtgttaaagttaaaatctaaAGATacacttcatgataaaaatgTTGTGGCCTCTGCCCCTCTCAAAAGACCTAAGCCTGAAAAATGTCATTCTGATAAGCTGAAAGAAAATCTCTCATCTTTACACAGGTTCCTGGATATAAACAGTTCTTTCAACTTGTGTTCTGAACCGATCTCGTCACAGCCTTATAAGGCATATGTGTTCAAGCCAGGAAAAATTCTCAAAGTCAACTGTTCTTATTGTCATGGTCCAGGTGACTTTTCATGCCAGCTTCTGTGTAAGTTAGGAGATTTGAAATTACTGATGGAACAAATTCAAGATTATTACAGCATTCATCCAGAACCATATCAGACTGGGAAGATAGCCTGTGTGGCTAAGCATTCCAGAGATGGGAAGTGGTACAGGGCTGCCATTTTGACGCAAGCATCAGAGCAAGAAGTTGAACTAATATTTGTTGACTATGGAAATCAAGAGAGAGTTTTCATTAAAGATCTTTGTGCCATCAACCCACATTTTCTTGCTTTAGAAGCCCAAGCTTTCAGATGCTGCCTCAACTATTTAGTTGATCCCACTACTTGTAATCTATTAGACTGGACAGCAGAAGCATCCAGAGACTTTGGAAATTTCATTGCTTCATGTGGAGGGCTATTTACTTGTATCGTGTATGCCTTAGTTCTTATACACCCTAGATGCTTATGTAACTTAGTGGATTTACAATCGTCACTTACAAGTGCAAATGAATACTTCCTTCGTTGTAGCTCCACCCACTGCAGTGTCTTATCAAGGCCACTCCCACTTTCAGTCAGTCTTTACAGTTACTATTACTCTTCCTTTGATATAAAGATTGGAAGTGAAGAAGATGTGTATATATCTCATGTGTATAGTCCCAAAAAGTTCTATTGCCAGCTTTGTAGAAACAGTAAAGATTTAGAGATGTTGGAGACAAGAATCACAGAGATGATTAGCCTTAAAATGTGTTCCACATATGACTGGAACAGAATGTGTATCTCTAAATACATAGAGGATGGACTTTCATACAGAGCCCTGGTGAAGACAACAGAGTCGTCATCTGGcccttgtgtttattttgtggacTATGGGAATGAGCAATTTGTGGAAGAAAATATGCTGTGTGCCATTTCTGATCAATTTCCAGAGCTGCTATTTACACCTATGCAAGCAATTCAGTGTTTTCTGTCAGATCTTAGAGATATAGATATTCCACGAGAAATCAATAGATGGTTTGAAGACAGTTTCTTAGGGAAGCCCTTAAAAGCAGTAATACTGTCCAGGGAATCAGATGGGCAACTTGGTATAGACTTATATGATGGGTATCAACATATAAATCAAACAATAAAATTGCTACTTAATGTTTATGGAGAAAACCACTCCAAGCAAGCATGGAGTGTGGAAAAGAATCAGAGGTTAAATCAGGCATTCACTGTTCCTTTGAAAGAAAGCACAGAAAGCAACTGTTGCCACAATGCAATAAATAAAACTAGCCTAGCAAAACATTCTGCAAACAAAACAGATCAATGGATGCATCCCCAACGTGTATATGCCAGGAGTTTGAAACCATCAATTTGTTATGAAGTTGAACCCATACCAAAAAGCAAAGTGAAGAGGCCCTGTAAGtacagacttaaaaataaaaatggaaaattcactcTTGGGTCTGCATACATTCCTGAAGAAAGTGGCATGGGCCCCAAATCACAAAAGACAGTATCAAAATTATTTACCAAAGACTTAAATCAAGTAGCTTCCCAAAGGCCGTACATCCTACTTAGACCCCCGGTCACAAAGATTCTTCAACCCCACATTGACTTGAATACCCAGGTTAAAGAGTCTGCACCCACTAGCTGCCATCCGGCCAATTTTCACATTCCACTTGCTGGGAATGAAAATGAAGTCATAGGATTCACCAGTGTTCTAAATCAAAGAACAAATGGCCAGAAAAAGCAGACCTCCCTGAGCCCTCTGGTGAGAGGTCATATAGAATACTCTAGTGACCATACCGTGTCCAGAGACATCACAAAGGGAGTATTGTTGCCAGGATCCTTTGAAGTGGAAGTTCTCGATCATGGTAATACTGCCATAGTAAATGGATCTAAAGTTTATTCAATTAGCAGGGAACTCTTAATTATCCCCAGGCTGGGAACGTATTCTTTTCTTCGTAGGATAAGATGGAATGAGCCCACTGAAATGTGTAAAGGCAAGATTGCAGATTATTTCTCCTTAGGAGTAATTAACAGAATAATTGCTTGTGAATTTTTGAAGACACACGATGAGAAGTGGGAAGTCAATATAACTTGTGGCGATAAATGTGTCATTAAGAAGTTGCTGAGGTGGTCACTCTGTTCTGAGCTACAGGAACTGGCATGGCAGACACCCCAGGCCATCTCTTACAAAGTTAGTATCCTTGAGAACAGCCACTCGAAGGCAGGAAGAGTAAATCTGTATGATGGTTCTGTGATCTGCACACCACTCTCCCAACAACTGGTAGAAATTCCTTCTGAACTGGTAAGATATGGACAGCTTGAAAAAGCCAAAATGATTTATGCATCAAGGACTGGGGGATTTCATGTGAAGTTactgaaaaatcagaaaacatcaGAATTAGCACGATTAATTCCTAAAGAAGATAATTCCTTTTTTTTATCAATGGATAATATTAAAAGGGGGTTAGAGTTCTTGTCAATATCTAAGAGAGATTTAAAGTGGTACCAACCCAAAACAGAAGGGCAGTGGGTACATGAGAAAGTATTTGGTTTTTTAATAAATCATGGACAGCATGAAGTAGTGCCTGTAAATAATACCAAGGTACTTAGTAGAGAGATCAGAAGTATTCCAAGACAAGACGTGTCTCATGAATGGATTTGGTTTACACATTCTAAGAAAATGATCCTTGAGTtcattgtgtgtttatttgcCCATTTGGAAATGAGCATTACTGCTCCGAAATCCTTAGATGATGCCTGGGGAGTGGAAATGTTGGTAGATGGCATGTTGCTTTGTGGGCATTTAAATGTAAGTACGTCTCTGGTGGAAGAAAACAAACTGCCATTTTCAGGTACTGTTTTCAGTCTGGAGTCCCAGGCTCTTCTGTCACCTTGGGTAATCCGGCCATTTCTTTCGGCACCGCTCCAAAATGGCAGGCGGTATCACGGTATAGCCACTGCTGTCAATGACCCCTCAGACTTCTGTGTGCAGCTAGAGTTTTTCTTTAACACAATGCAATACCTCTTTATTTTGCTTTCCGACTTACCAGAGCCCTTGCAAGCCTTGCCTCTAGAGCACATGAGTCCTGGTTCTAGTTGCCTGATCAAAAGTGAGTTAGAGGGTCAGTGGAGCAGAACAGAAATTTCTCAAGTGTTGGATCAGTCTTTACATCTTGTTTTGATTGACTATGGACTTTCTGTTCATATACCTTACACAGAAGCAACAAATCTTAAATCTGTACCCGAGAAAATTATGAGTTTGCCAAGGCTGAGCTCTCCATGTAGCCTGCATGATGTCTTACCTGCTACACGGAAGTTGTGGAATAATGAAGCCAGGCAGTTGTTTCAAGATTTCCTATGCAAATCAGGCTTAGGTTTTCAGTTTAGGGCATATGGTCCTGCAGCAGTATTGGAAGTGGATGTCATTCACAAGAACGACAGTGGAGCAGATGTCTTGGTGGCGTCCGGTCTTGCCATGCATCCTAAAGATTTAGCTGGTCCCAATGGAATGACTGCTACTGGGTCTAAACTACAGAGCCATTCCATATGTCCACTGCTGGACAAACActggaacaaaaaagaaaatattaattatagcaccagaaaacaaaagatgcagaaaaagaaagctttGAAGAGGAGAAATGTTTCCAGGCATCTCTTAAAGAAAAGTCACGTTAGTGAAAAATTACATTCTGGAAATTTGAAacggaaaagaaaaatcatcattGGGAAACTGAACTTCCCAAGTGTGGTTCTGTTTGAGATTCGCATAGCAGCTTTGTCTGGGGGACCACCTGACTGTATGGAGAACAACATGGGCTGCTTTGGAAGTGGTTTTGAAAACCTACCAGCTGCTGGAGTCCGGGAAAAGAGTTTTACAGTGGACTCAGACGCAGCCAGTGCTAATGAAGAGATCACAGTAGAACACTTGAAAA GTGCATGCAGTTCTGGTAGCGGTGGGTGGTTTGCTACGTTCCAGGCACTGTGTTCAGAGCTGCGTGTTTTCTCTCACTGGATCCTCACAGGCACACTGTGGTAG